In Nymphaea colorata isolate Beijing-Zhang1983 chromosome 3, ASM883128v2, whole genome shotgun sequence, a genomic segment contains:
- the LOC116249568 gene encoding zinc finger protein ZAT4 isoform X2 — MEAQGCAAGPEKPAETGIKLKIKMGSRDPAEGEDGSLPESETVSGYSTGDDACVRYACKVCNRSFSSGRALGAHMRVHSGTATERCPPTACAKGDDVTTATKTSVSAAHRQNRQPNRRHHHIEEENMATEGSAEAQSVLKRKPSSTCVLCKKRFPSMKSLFGHMRCHPDRDWRGIQPPEKLQSSPSSTVSESEPNSPALLPEKPIGMASWPVTVRRRKRSVAEAGMRDEFDGTGVDDPVYHAAYDLLLLKNSTNPGGSDLSASQDGDAEYDEDGPDGRASKRRRKKKKIRALMDPSGKYRCTTCHKSFSSHQALGGHRTSHKNIKEELPNGETAEKEVAEPLPAHPWPEFDDDEVPTHQCQICFKSFPSGQALGGHKRCHWIEDRAAAAIMLEAAESSSIATTTSEEQKRSSIVPGFDLNEVAPLEDADLDSLYSMVDVVPAAAKLLGIEGSTHCYLSDS, encoded by the coding sequence ATGGAAGCTCAAGGCTGTGCGGCTGGCCCGGAGAAGCCTGCAGAAACCGGAATCAAGCTGAAGATCAAGATGGGGAGCAGGGACCCAGCCGAAGGCGAGGACGGCTCGCTGCCGGAGTCGGAGACAGTTTCCGGGTACAGCACCGGCGACGACGCCTGCGTCCGGTATGCTTGCAAGGTTTGTAACAGGTCCTTCAGCTCGGGCAGAGCCCTGGGTGCTCACATGAGAGTTCACAGTGGCACCGCCACTGAACGGTGTCCTCCCACGGCATGCGCCAAAGGCGACGACGTCACCACCGCCACGAAGACCAGCGTCTCCGCTGCCCACCGCCAAAATCGGCAGCCCAACCGCCGCCACCATCACATCGAGGAGGAGAACATGGCCACTGAAGGTTCAGCTGAAGCTCAGTCGGTTCTCAAGAGGAAGCCCAGCAGCACCTGCGTCCTCTGCAAGAAGCGGTTTCCGTCCATGAAATCATTGTTTGGTCATATGAGGTGCCACCCAGATAGGGACTGGAGGGGAATTCAGCCACCTGAGAAGCTCCAGAGCTCCCCTTCTTCCACCGTTTCCGAGTCCGAACCAAACTCTCCGGCATTACTGCCGGAGAAACCAATCGGAATGGCGTCGTGGCCGGTCACCGTCAGGAGGCGGAAGAGGAGTGTGGCAGAAGCTGGGATGCGAGATGAGTTTGATGGTACGGGGGTTGATGATCCCGTCTACCATGCCGCCTATGACCTATTGTTGCTCAAGAACTCAACTAATCCCGGTGGCTCTGATTTGTCGGCGAGTCAGGACGGAGATGCAGAGTATGACGAAGACGGACCTGACGGCAGAGCTtcgaagaggaggagaaagaagaagaagatcagaGCTCTTATGGATCCCTCTGGGAAGTACCGATGCACTACCTGCCACAAGTCGTTCTCCTCCCACCAAGCTCTTGGGGGCCACAGAACCAGCCATAAGAATATCAAAGAGGAGCTACCCAATGGAGAAACTGCAGAAAAGGAGGTCGCTGAACCTCTTCCTGCGCACCCATGGCCGGAATTCGATGATGACGAGGTGCCGACTCACCAGTGTCAGATCTGTTTCAAGTCTTTCCCATCTGGGCAGGCGCTGGGTGGGCACAAGAGGTGCCATTGGATCGAAGACAGGGCCGCCGCGGCCATCATGTTGGAAGCAGCCGAGAGCTCGTCCATAGCAACCACCACCAGTGAGGAGCAGAAGAGGAGCTCGATTGTGCCTGGTTTCGACCTCAATGAGGTGGCGCCACTCGAGGACGCTGATCTTGATTCTCTTTACAGTATGGTCGAT
- the LOC116250302 gene encoding ubiquitin-conjugating enzyme E2 5A: MASKRIQKELQDLQRDPPVSCSAGPVGEDLFHWQATIMGPSDSPYAGGVFFVIIRFPPDYPFKPPKVNFQTKVYHPNINSNGSICLDILKEQWSPALTVSKVLLSICSLLTDPNPDDPLVPEIAYMYKNQRSRYEETARAWTQKYAMN; this comes from the exons ATGGCTAGCAAGAGAATTCAGAAGGAACTTCAGGATCTGCAGAGAGACCCACCCGTGTCTTGTAGTGCTGGGCCTGTTGGAGAGGACCTCTTCCATTGGCAGGCGACTATTATGGGTCCCTCAGACAGCCCATATGCCGGTGGAGTATTCTTTGTGATTATCCGTTTCCCTCCAGATTATCCTTTTAAGCCGCCCAAGGTCAATTTCCAGACCAAG GTTTACCACCCAAACATCAACTCGAATGGCAGCATCTGCCTGGACATTCTCAAGGAGCAGTGGAGCCCTGCTCTCACCGTTTCAAAGGTCCTCCTCTCCATTTGCTCTCTCCTAACGGATCCCAACCCTGATGATCCTCTCGTCCCCGAGATCGCTTACATGTACAAGAACCAGAGATCACGCTATGAGGAAACTGCGAGGGCCTGGACTCAGAAGTACGCCATGAACTGA
- the LOC116249568 gene encoding zinc finger protein ZAT4 isoform X1, with translation MAAAHLAAVTQPEGAEQVTESACMEAQGCAAGPEKPAETGIKLKIKMGSRDPAEGEDGSLPESETVSGYSTGDDACVRYACKVCNRSFSSGRALGAHMRVHSGTATERCPPTACAKGDDVTTATKTSVSAAHRQNRQPNRRHHHIEEENMATEGSAEAQSVLKRKPSSTCVLCKKRFPSMKSLFGHMRCHPDRDWRGIQPPEKLQSSPSSTVSESEPNSPALLPEKPIGMASWPVTVRRRKRSVAEAGMRDEFDGTGVDDPVYHAAYDLLLLKNSTNPGGSDLSASQDGDAEYDEDGPDGRASKRRRKKKKIRALMDPSGKYRCTTCHKSFSSHQALGGHRTSHKNIKEELPNGETAEKEVAEPLPAHPWPEFDDDEVPTHQCQICFKSFPSGQALGGHKRCHWIEDRAAAAIMLEAAESSSIATTTSEEQKRSSIVPGFDLNEVAPLEDADLDSLYSMVDVVPAAAKLLGIEGSTHCYLSDS, from the exons ATGGCGGCCGCCCATCTGGCGGCCGTGACTCAACCAG AGGGAGCTGAACAGGTCACTGAATCAGCTTGCATGGAAGCTCAAGGCTGTGCGGCTGGCCCGGAGAAGCCTGCAGAAACCGGAATCAAGCTGAAGATCAAGATGGGGAGCAGGGACCCAGCCGAAGGCGAGGACGGCTCGCTGCCGGAGTCGGAGACAGTTTCCGGGTACAGCACCGGCGACGACGCCTGCGTCCGGTATGCTTGCAAGGTTTGTAACAGGTCCTTCAGCTCGGGCAGAGCCCTGGGTGCTCACATGAGAGTTCACAGTGGCACCGCCACTGAACGGTGTCCTCCCACGGCATGCGCCAAAGGCGACGACGTCACCACCGCCACGAAGACCAGCGTCTCCGCTGCCCACCGCCAAAATCGGCAGCCCAACCGCCGCCACCATCACATCGAGGAGGAGAACATGGCCACTGAAGGTTCAGCTGAAGCTCAGTCGGTTCTCAAGAGGAAGCCCAGCAGCACCTGCGTCCTCTGCAAGAAGCGGTTTCCGTCCATGAAATCATTGTTTGGTCATATGAGGTGCCACCCAGATAGGGACTGGAGGGGAATTCAGCCACCTGAGAAGCTCCAGAGCTCCCCTTCTTCCACCGTTTCCGAGTCCGAACCAAACTCTCCGGCATTACTGCCGGAGAAACCAATCGGAATGGCGTCGTGGCCGGTCACCGTCAGGAGGCGGAAGAGGAGTGTGGCAGAAGCTGGGATGCGAGATGAGTTTGATGGTACGGGGGTTGATGATCCCGTCTACCATGCCGCCTATGACCTATTGTTGCTCAAGAACTCAACTAATCCCGGTGGCTCTGATTTGTCGGCGAGTCAGGACGGAGATGCAGAGTATGACGAAGACGGACCTGACGGCAGAGCTtcgaagaggaggagaaagaagaagaagatcagaGCTCTTATGGATCCCTCTGGGAAGTACCGATGCACTACCTGCCACAAGTCGTTCTCCTCCCACCAAGCTCTTGGGGGCCACAGAACCAGCCATAAGAATATCAAAGAGGAGCTACCCAATGGAGAAACTGCAGAAAAGGAGGTCGCTGAACCTCTTCCTGCGCACCCATGGCCGGAATTCGATGATGACGAGGTGCCGACTCACCAGTGTCAGATCTGTTTCAAGTCTTTCCCATCTGGGCAGGCGCTGGGTGGGCACAAGAGGTGCCATTGGATCGAAGACAGGGCCGCCGCGGCCATCATGTTGGAAGCAGCCGAGAGCTCGTCCATAGCAACCACCACCAGTGAGGAGCAGAAGAGGAGCTCGATTGTGCCTGGTTTCGACCTCAATGAGGTGGCGCCACTCGAGGACGCTGATCTTGATTCTCTTTACAGTATGGTCGAT